The Erinaceus europaeus chromosome 16, mEriEur2.1, whole genome shotgun sequence genome includes a window with the following:
- the LOC132533359 gene encoding cathepsin G-like: MQPLLLLVVFLLPPRTQTGQIIGGREATPHSCPYMAYLRVQTPVGTVSCGGFLVRDDFVLTAAHCHGSSIVVTLGAHDIGAQERTQQRIPVSQAIRHPDYNQQELQNDIMLLKLQNSARRNSAVWPVSLPMTPNNLPLGTRCSVAGWGLVGLNRRTEKLHEVQLQIESNQECNQRFSFFNLHTQICVGDSRERKSAFRGDTGGPLVCNRVAQGIFSYGNSVGIPPAVFTRISSFIPWINRTMRRFTQSD; encoded by the exons ATGCAGCCACTCCTGCTGCTGGTGGTCTTTCTCCTGCCCCCCAGGACTCAGACAG GGCAGATCATCGGAGGCCGCGAAGCCACGCCCCACTCCTGCCCCTACATGGCTTATCTTCGGGTCCAGACCCCAGTGGGGACCGTCAGTTGTGGGGGGTTCCTGGTGCGAGATGACTTCGTGCTGACAGCAGCTCACTGCCATGGAAG CTCTATAGTGGTGACCTTGGGGGCCCACGACATTGGGGCTCAAGAAAGGACCCAGCAGCGCATCCCTGTGAGCCAAGCCATCAGACACCCTGACTATAACCAGCAGGAACTCCAGAATGATATCATGCTCCTAAAG cTGCAGAACAGTGCTCGGCGGAATTCAGCTGTGTGGCCTGTGAGTCTGCCCATGACCCCAAACAACCTGCctctggggaccaggtgctcaGTGGCTGGCTGGGGCCTGGTGGGCCTGAACAGGAGGACAGAGAAGCTCCATGAGGTGCAGCTACAAATAGAGTCGAACCAGGAGTGCAACCAGCGCTTCAGCTTCTTCAATCTCCACACACAGATTTGTGTGGGTGACTCCAGGGAGAGGAAGAGCGCCTTCAGG GGAGACACTGGAGGGCCCCTGGTATGTAACAGAGTGGCCCAGGGCATTTTCTCCTATGGAAACAGTGTGGGGATTCCTCCAGCCGTGTTTACCAGGATCTCCAGCTTCATACCCTGGATAAATAGAACAATGAGGCGGTTCACACAGTCAGACTGA
- the LOC103126486 gene encoding granzyme B(G,H)-like, with product MSLFLLLILLACFLPPRTQAGEIIGGHEARRHSRPYMACLRTSKKRSECLCGGFLIREDFVLTAAHCIGSLYRVTLGAHDISKKERTQQVIPVSRGFLHPNYTAEKSANDIMLLKLARKAKLTSAVQLLSLPSPRAQVRPGQVCSVAGWGRAAPYHQKSSNILLEVNLTMQDDYQCQSRFPEEYIKATQLCAGDPNLRKGAFLGDSGGPLVCKNVAQGIVSYGEEHGVPPGVYTKISSFLPWIHKTMQRWNGRRLNRKAPTFPV from the exons ATGTCCCTGTTCCTGCTCCTAATCCTGCTGGCCTGCTTCCTGCCTCCCAGAACACAGGCAG GGGAGATCATCGGGGGACATGAGGCCAGACGCCATTCCCGCCCTTACATGGCATGTCTGAGGACATCAAAGAAAAGGTCTGAGTGCTTATGTGGTGGTTTCCTGATCCGAGAGGACTTTGTGCTGACTGCTGCTCATTGTATTGGAAG CTTATACAGGGTCACTCTGGGGGCCCATGACATCAGCAAGAAGGAGAGAACCCAGCAGGTCATTCCAGTGAGCAGAGGATTCCTTCACCCAAACTATACTGCTGAGAAGTCTGCCAACGACATCATGCTGCTGAAG CTGGCAAGAAAAGCCAAACTGACCTCAGCTGTGCAGCTCCTCAGCCTGCCCAGCCCCAGGGCCCAAGTGAGGCCAGGACAGGTGTGCAGTGTGGCCGGCTGGGGGAGAGCTGCTCCCTATCATCAGAAATCGTCAAATATATTGCTGGAGGTGAATTTGACCATGCAGGATGATTATCAGTGTCAATCTCGTTTTCCAGAGGAATATATCAAAGCCACTCAGCTGTGTGCTGGAGACCCAAACCTAAGGAAGGGTGCCTTTCTG GGGGACTCTGGGGGGCCCCTGGTATGCAAGAATGTGGCCCAGGGAATTGTCTCCTATGGAGAAGAACATGGAGTACCTCCAGGGGTCTACACCAAGATCTCCAGCTTCCTGCCCTGGATACATAAAACAATGCAAAGGTGGAATGGGCGCCGACTCAACAGGAAGGCACCTACCTTTCCTGTGTGA
- the LOC103126503 gene encoding LOW QUALITY PROTEIN: granzyme H-like (The sequence of the model RefSeq protein was modified relative to this genomic sequence to represent the inferred CDS: deleted 1 base in 1 codon), producing MLLLLLAFLLSPGAVTEEIIGGHEAKCRPHPYMALVKFLTKDSWKRCGGILVWRDFVLQTATHCWGSSITVTLGAHNISKPESTQQVINVNRAFRHPDYNSKNLSNDIMLLKLMRKAKLTSAVKPLSLPSPRAQMRPGQVCSVASWGMVVMGTLATTLQEVHLTVQKKQMCEASIFQGFYSRDTQICVGDQNKMKSSFKKPPMPRGPGDLVCGDNSAQGIFTYGQRNGTPPGVFIKISSLLPWVRRTMRHPLHWRYGSQ from the exons ATGCTCCTGCTCTTGCTGGCCTTTCTTCTGTCCCCGGGGGCTGTGACAG AGGAGATCATCGGGGGCCATGAGGCCAAGTGCCGTCCCCACCCCTACATGGCATTAGTTAAGTTCCTGACTAAGGATAGCTGGAAACGGTGTGGCGGTATCCTCGTGTGGAGGGACTTTGTTCTG CAAACAGCTACTCACTGCTGGGGAAG CTCCATCACTGTCACCCTGGGGGCTCACAACATCAGCAAGCCTGAGAGCACCCAGCAGGTCATCAATGTGAACAGAGCTTTCCGTCACCCAGACTATAATTCTAAAAACCTCTCCAACGACATCATGCTGCTGAAG CTGATGAGAAAGGCCAAGCTGACCTCAGCCGTGAAGCCCCTCAGCCTGCCCAGCCCCAGGGCCCAGATGAGGCCAGGACAGGTGTGCAGTGTGGCCAGTTGGGGCATGGTGGTCATGGGCACTTTAGCCACCACCCTGCAGGAGGTGCATCTGACAGTCCAGAAGAAGCAGATGTGTGAAGcct CCATCTTCCAAGGCTTTTATAGCCGAGACACCCAGATCTGCGTGGGGGACCAGAACAAGATGAAGAGCAGCTTCAAG AAGCCACCCATGCCCAGGGG CCCAGGGGATCTGGTGTGTGGTGACAACTCAGCCCAGGGGATCTTCACCTACGGACAAAGGAATGGGACACCTCCAGGAGTCTTCATCAAGATCTCATCCCTCCTGCCCTGGGTAAGGAGGACAATGAGGCACCCCCTGCATTGG AGGTATGGCAGCCAGTAA